From a region of the Leptospira kmetyi serovar Malaysia str. Bejo-Iso9 genome:
- a CDS encoding polysaccharide deacetylase family protein — protein MIRMKTFLNLKPKRPSRTLILFAIAVVFFLILENCNSSSGEKQTSVNTKPNPNGIPVLIYHEIVTDSEKEYGETVISLERFEEQMKYLFSKGYHPITMKELLLYIRKGKVLPDKAVVLNFDDGWKNVLNAVPILNRYSFPASFWIIAGPKGIGNGEYMEWSDIRELSKNPNFEIGSHTFSHPWNPKDNLVTWVDNKNQGKGRKDALFELKESKRILESKLGIPIDYLAWPCGWYNEKLVQLAKESGYKALLTTEDGPNLPGEDPYRIKRVFIDGKCDLASFIEQLENPRYIVCQKSQKPTLGNSPYNH, from the coding sequence TTGATCCGCATGAAAACGTTTCTAAACTTAAAACCAAAACGTCCTTCTCGAACTTTGATCCTCTTCGCGATCGCCGTTGTATTCTTTCTTATTTTAGAAAACTGTAATTCTTCCTCGGGAGAAAAACAAACCTCCGTCAATACAAAACCGAATCCGAACGGAATCCCCGTTTTGATCTATCACGAGATCGTAACCGATTCGGAAAAAGAATACGGAGAAACCGTCATTTCTCTGGAACGATTCGAAGAACAGATGAAATATCTTTTTTCCAAAGGATATCATCCGATTACGATGAAAGAACTTCTTCTTTATATCCGAAAGGGAAAGGTTTTACCGGATAAGGCGGTCGTATTAAATTTCGACGACGGTTGGAAAAACGTTTTGAACGCGGTTCCGATTCTCAATCGATATTCTTTCCCGGCCTCTTTTTGGATCATCGCCGGTCCGAAAGGAATCGGAAACGGAGAATATATGGAATGGTCCGATATTCGGGAACTTTCCAAAAATCCGAACTTCGAAATCGGTTCCCATACCTTCAGTCATCCTTGGAATCCCAAGGACAATCTGGTGACTTGGGTGGACAATAAGAACCAAGGAAAGGGCCGAAAAGACGCGCTTTTCGAGTTAAAAGAATCCAAACGAATTCTGGAATCCAAGTTAGGCATTCCGATCGACTATTTGGCTTGGCCTTGCGGTTGGTACAACGAGAAACTCGTACAGTTGGCAAAAGAATCCGGTTATAAAGCGTTATTGACCACCGAAGACGGGCCCAATCTCCCCGGAGAAGATCCGTATAGAATCAAAAGGGTCTTTATAGACGGCAAATGCGACCTTGCATCCTTTATTGAACAATTGGAGAATCCAAGATACATCGTATGTCAGAAGTCTCAAAAACCTACGTTGGGCAACTCCCCCTATAACCATTAA
- a CDS encoding pyruvate dehydrogenase complex E1 component subunit beta: MAILTYREALNRAMCEEMDKDPNIFLMGEEVGHYDGAYKVSQGMLAKYGERRVIDTPISENGFAGVGIGAAMVGLRPIIEFMTWNFSLVAIDQIINSAAKMNYMSAGQFPIPIVFRGAGGAGGRLAAQHSQSFESWYAHIPGLKVIAPYTPADACGLLKTAIRDNNPTIFIESEVLYGSRGEVPDQEYSIPFGKADLKREGSDITIVSWSRALMYVLPAAERLAKEGISVEVLDLRSIRPLDEEAIYASIRKTNRALIVEEGWEVAGFGSQIAYLIQKNSFDDLDAPVERITQEDVPMPYAANLEKASLPSEEKIIAKVREMLE, encoded by the coding sequence ATGGCGATTCTCACGTATAGAGAGGCTTTGAACCGCGCCATGTGCGAGGAAATGGACAAGGATCCGAACATCTTTCTTATGGGAGAAGAAGTCGGTCACTACGACGGAGCTTATAAGGTTTCCCAAGGAATGCTCGCGAAATACGGAGAAAGAAGGGTCATCGATACTCCGATCTCCGAAAACGGTTTTGCGGGCGTGGGAATCGGAGCCGCAATGGTGGGACTCCGACCGATCATCGAATTTATGACCTGGAACTTTTCCCTCGTCGCAATCGATCAGATCATCAACTCTGCGGCTAAAATGAATTATATGAGCGCCGGTCAGTTTCCGATACCGATCGTATTCCGAGGCGCGGGCGGCGCGGGCGGAAGATTGGCGGCTCAACATTCTCAGTCGTTTGAAAGTTGGTACGCGCATATTCCGGGTTTGAAAGTGATCGCTCCTTATACCCCGGCCGACGCTTGCGGTCTTTTGAAAACGGCGATCCGAGACAACAACCCCACGATCTTTATCGAAAGCGAGGTTTTGTACGGGAGCAGAGGAGAAGTTCCCGATCAGGAATATTCGATTCCGTTCGGAAAGGCGGATCTCAAACGGGAAGGTTCGGATATAACGATTGTTAGTTGGTCCAGAGCCTTGATGTATGTATTGCCCGCCGCGGAAAGATTGGCAAAGGAAGGAATTTCGGTGGAGGTTTTGGATCTTCGTTCGATCCGCCCCTTGGACGAGGAGGCGATCTACGCTTCGATTCGAAAAACCAACCGAGCTTTGATCGTAGAAGAAGGTTGGGAAGTCGCGGGTTTCGGTTCTCAAATCGCGTATTTGATTCAAAAAAATTCCTTCGACGATTTAGACGCGCCCGTGGAAAGAATCACGCAAGAAGACGTTCCGATGCCTTATGCGGCGAACTTGGAAAAAGCTTCTCTTCCGAGCGAAGAAAAGATCATCGCCAAGGTTCGAGAGATGCTCGAATAA
- the fliG gene encoding flagellar motor switch protein FliG codes for MEKESASAARKEKIRKSALLLLSLNKEDAAKVLSKLDDSMIEEIILEMAQIKTISKKEKEDVLLEFKNSVLPGEGEIKGGIDAAREILQHSLGREKADNILGKLSRKDIEDDFSFLSEAEPGVLASLLQHESPQTVAVTLAFMTPKKAADILKFFPGELQASVAYRLANTTKTHPDAIKEIARVLKKKYEQRDRSEYSEAGGAEALANILNHMDKSQEENILKELEANSPELAKQVKEKLYTFEDVLGLDQKEMRILINRLSDDECLSMALRGAGDELRNHFLNAMSRNRAAEILDMMEIRGKLTLREINDARNVILNLIRELEEEGTVFVKKDGEEYI; via the coding sequence GTGGAAAAAGAATCAGCGTCCGCCGCTCGAAAAGAAAAAATCAGAAAGTCCGCCCTTCTTCTTCTCTCCCTAAACAAGGAAGACGCCGCCAAGGTTTTATCCAAACTCGACGATTCTATGATCGAGGAGATCATTTTGGAAATGGCGCAGATCAAAACGATTTCCAAAAAGGAAAAAGAGGACGTTCTTCTCGAGTTTAAGAATTCGGTTCTTCCCGGAGAAGGAGAAATCAAAGGCGGAATCGACGCGGCCCGCGAAATTCTTCAGCATTCTTTGGGAAGGGAAAAAGCGGACAACATTCTCGGCAAACTTTCCCGTAAAGACATAGAAGACGATTTTTCTTTTTTGAGCGAAGCGGAACCCGGAGTTCTTGCGAGTTTACTCCAACACGAATCTCCGCAAACCGTCGCCGTCACTCTCGCGTTTATGACTCCGAAAAAGGCCGCGGACATTTTGAAATTCTTTCCCGGAGAATTGCAGGCCAGTGTCGCCTATCGTTTGGCGAATACCACCAAAACGCATCCGGACGCGATCAAAGAAATCGCAAGGGTTTTGAAAAAGAAATACGAACAAAGAGATCGTTCCGAATACAGCGAAGCGGGCGGCGCGGAAGCGCTTGCGAATATTCTCAACCATATGGACAAATCGCAGGAAGAGAATATTCTGAAAGAATTGGAAGCGAATTCTCCGGAACTCGCGAAACAAGTCAAAGAGAAGTTATACACCTTTGAAGACGTTTTAGGTTTGGATCAGAAGGAGATGAGAATTCTCATCAATCGCTTGAGCGACGACGAATGTTTGAGCATGGCTCTTCGCGGCGCCGGAGACGAACTCAGAAATCATTTCTTAAACGCCATGTCCAGAAACCGCGCGGCCGAAATTTTGGATATGATGGAAATCCGAGGAAAACTTACATTACGCGAAATCAACGACGCGAGAAACGTGATTCTCAATTTGATCCGAGAATTGGAAGAGGAAGGAACCGTCTTTGTGAAAAAGGACGGGGAAGAATATATTTAA
- a CDS encoding flagellin — MIINHNLAAINSHRVLKFQNNEVAKNMESLSSGMRINRAGDDASGLAVSEKMRTQVKGLRQAERNTEDGMSLIQTTEGYLQETNDIIQRVRVLAIQSSNGIYSAEDRQMIQVEVSQLVDEIDRIASQAEFNKMALLQGDFARGSRTSSMWFHIGPNQHQRERVYIATMTAKSLNLIKADGSLLTLSTAEFANDSIGVLDDALMKINKQRANLGAYFNRLEHASKGLMVAYENIQASESRIRDTDMAEETVAFTKNQILVQSGTAMLAQANVRPQSVLQLLR; from the coding sequence ATGATCATTAATCACAACTTAGCCGCGATCAACTCCCATCGCGTTCTGAAGTTTCAGAATAACGAAGTAGCGAAGAATATGGAATCTTTGTCTTCCGGTATGCGTATCAACCGCGCCGGTGACGACGCTTCCGGACTCGCCGTTTCTGAAAAAATGAGAACGCAGGTAAAAGGTCTCAGACAAGCTGAGAGAAACACCGAAGACGGTATGTCTCTAATCCAGACCACTGAAGGATATCTGCAGGAAACGAACGATATCATTCAAAGAGTTCGGGTTCTGGCTATCCAATCTTCCAACGGAATTTACAGCGCGGAAGACCGCCAGATGATTCAGGTTGAGGTTTCTCAGCTCGTTGACGAGATCGATCGCATTGCTTCTCAGGCAGAATTCAACAAGATGGCTCTCCTTCAGGGGGACTTTGCAAGAGGTTCTAGAACTTCTTCCATGTGGTTCCACATTGGGCCGAACCAGCACCAAAGAGAAAGAGTGTATATCGCGACTATGACCGCGAAATCCCTCAACCTCATTAAGGCTGACGGTTCACTCCTGACGTTGTCTACGGCTGAATTTGCCAATGACTCTATCGGGGTTCTGGACGACGCTCTGATGAAAATCAACAAACAAAGAGCGAACCTCGGAGCATACTTCAACAGACTGGAACACGCTTCCAAAGGTCTGATGGTTGCTTACGAGAATATCCAGGCTTCAGAGTCGAGAATCAGGGACACAGATATGGCGGAGGAAACCGTTGCATTTACGAAGAACCAGATCCTGGTTCAATCCGGAACTGCAATGCTTGCTCAGGCTAACGTAAGACCTCAGTCGGTTCTCCAGCTTCTTAGATAA
- a CDS encoding CDP-alcohol phosphatidyltransferase family protein codes for MIVQEKKPQELLEDRIFTVSNFLSVSRVFLLPFFIAFTKTYISSPEKTEFLLYAMLTCLLAVLTDYLDGFLARLLHQESVLGRYLDPVCDKIVTVGGLSVIVHYFRFPLWILIAYIVREILGVWLGSFLYLKRGIQGKPNWWGKFGVGLVAIAVLWYMCIPLIEFRIPGESILKHPEISGYVLVLILLAGIFAYSKRYWNIVFHPESIQIDPEDKKTRKKYELV; via the coding sequence ATGATCGTTCAGGAAAAAAAACCTCAGGAACTTTTAGAAGACAGGATCTTTACCGTTTCTAATTTTCTCTCCGTCAGTAGAGTCTTTCTCCTGCCTTTTTTCATCGCTTTCACAAAAACGTATATATCCTCTCCCGAAAAGACGGAGTTCCTACTTTACGCGATGCTCACTTGTCTTTTAGCCGTGCTCACCGATTATCTCGACGGTTTTTTGGCGAGGCTTCTCCATCAGGAATCCGTTCTCGGAAGATATTTGGATCCGGTCTGCGATAAGATCGTGACCGTCGGTGGACTTTCCGTCATCGTTCATTACTTTCGTTTTCCACTTTGGATTCTGATCGCTTATATCGTCCGCGAAATTTTAGGAGTTTGGCTGGGAAGTTTTCTCTATCTCAAACGGGGAATTCAAGGAAAACCGAATTGGTGGGGAAAGTTCGGCGTCGGTCTTGTGGCGATCGCAGTTCTTTGGTATATGTGTATTCCTTTGATCGAATTTAGAATTCCGGGCGAGAGCATTCTCAAACATCCGGAAATTTCCGGGTATGTTTTGGTTTTGATTCTTTTGGCGGGAATTTTCGCTTACTCGAAACGCTATTGGAATATTGTATTTCATCCGGAAAGCATTCAGATCGATCCGGAAGATAAAAAGACTCGGAAGAAATACGAATTGGTTTGA
- a CDS encoding dihydrolipoamide acetyltransferase family protein has protein sequence MAKIAEMTQLSPTMSEGKIVRWLKQKGDSVSPGEIIAEVETDKAVMEMEAFETGVLLEVLAPEGTLLPVGAPVAIIGKSGEDVSALVETAKKSIPAKKEGSGSTQAATSSQTGASNVSPNSATSASSSSKSEPASTPSQTSASSTSSASNTAQESNNASLRNPSEFKNGTREKGEFSRERANAGAPIKASPLAKNLALQKGMDLGEVIGTGPGGRIVKRDILSYQESGGGKKCSFVKRQDRKLELTGMRKTIASRLAHSTSTIPHFYLTMELDAAPINDLRNSINKDLGLEGHEKISVNDLILKACANSLFLVPEVNSSWREDHILEHGRIDVGVAVSIEGGLITPYVRNADQKSVLEISREIKELASRARDRKLKPGEYTDGTFTVSNLGMYGISSFTAVINEPEAAILAVGALVEKPVLKDGNIVAGKILNVTLSCDHRVVDGATGARFLSVFRDFMEHPLRLLTG, from the coding sequence ATGGCTAAAATAGCAGAAATGACTCAGCTCAGTCCCACGATGTCGGAAGGAAAGATCGTTCGTTGGCTCAAACAAAAGGGAGATTCCGTTTCTCCCGGAGAAATCATCGCTGAAGTCGAAACCGATAAGGCCGTAATGGAAATGGAAGCCTTTGAAACCGGCGTTCTTTTGGAAGTGTTGGCTCCCGAAGGAACTCTTCTTCCCGTGGGCGCGCCCGTCGCGATCATCGGAAAATCGGGAGAAGACGTTTCCGCGTTAGTCGAAACCGCAAAGAAATCCATTCCCGCTAAAAAAGAAGGTTCCGGCTCCACACAAGCCGCGACTTCGTCACAAACCGGCGCTTCGAACGTTTCTCCCAACTCTGCGACAAGCGCTTCTTCTTCCTCCAAGTCGGAACCGGCTTCGACACCGTCACAAACGTCCGCTTCCTCGACCTCATCCGCGTCGAATACCGCCCAAGAATCGAACAACGCTTCTTTACGAAATCCTTCGGAATTCAAAAACGGAACGCGTGAAAAAGGAGAATTCTCCAGAGAACGCGCAAACGCAGGCGCTCCGATTAAAGCTTCTCCTTTGGCAAAAAATCTTGCTCTTCAAAAAGGAATGGACTTAGGCGAAGTGATCGGCACCGGTCCCGGTGGAAGAATCGTCAAACGCGATATTCTTTCGTATCAGGAATCGGGCGGAGGCAAAAAATGTTCTTTTGTTAAGCGACAAGATCGCAAACTCGAACTGACCGGAATGAGAAAGACGATCGCTTCCAGACTCGCACATTCCACTTCTACCATTCCTCATTTTTATCTTACGATGGAATTGGACGCGGCTCCGATCAACGATCTGAGAAATTCCATCAACAAGGATCTCGGCTTGGAAGGTCACGAAAAAATCAGCGTGAACGATCTCATTCTCAAGGCTTGTGCGAACTCTTTGTTCCTCGTGCCCGAAGTGAATTCTTCCTGGAGAGAGGATCATATTCTCGAACACGGAAGAATCGACGTTGGAGTCGCCGTTTCCATCGAAGGCGGGCTCATCACTCCGTATGTTCGAAACGCGGATCAGAAATCCGTTCTCGAGATCAGCCGTGAAATAAAAGAACTTGCTTCCCGGGCAAGAGACAGAAAACTCAAACCGGGGGAATACACGGACGGAACCTTTACCGTCTCCAACCTCGGGATGTATGGAATCTCTTCCTTTACGGCCGTAATCAACGAACCGGAAGCCGCGATTCTTGCAGTGGGCGCTCTTGTGGAAAAACCCGTTCTGAAGGACGGAAACATCGTCGCCGGAAAAATTTTGAACGTCACTCTTTCTTGCGATCACAGAGTCGTGGACGGAGCGACCGGAGCAAGATTTCTTTCCGTATTCCGAGACTTTATGGAACATCCCCTTCGCCTACTTACAGGTTAA
- a CDS encoding DUF1993 domain-containing protein, whose amino-acid sequence MLYEITILQFTKMLQNLKLLLDKGASYAESKKFDLEVLLNSRLAPDQFHFIKQVQVACDTAKLCASRLTTKEAPKNEDHEKTLAELRTRIDSTLTYLSSFNKKDFEGANERKIFHPRWEGKYLTGEEFAIQHAIPNFYFHITTAYSILRHNGVEIGKKNYLGDMPLKSES is encoded by the coding sequence ATGCTCTACGAAATCACAATCCTTCAGTTTACAAAAATGCTTCAAAATCTCAAACTTCTTTTGGACAAAGGGGCGTCCTACGCCGAGTCGAAAAAGTTCGACTTGGAAGTTCTCCTCAATTCCAGATTGGCGCCCGACCAGTTTCACTTCATCAAACAGGTTCAAGTCGCTTGCGATACGGCCAAGTTGTGCGCGTCTCGACTCACAACCAAGGAAGCGCCTAAAAACGAAGACCACGAAAAAACCCTGGCCGAGTTGCGGACCAGAATCGATTCCACGTTAACCTATCTTTCTTCGTTTAACAAAAAGGATTTCGAAGGCGCGAACGAAAGAAAAATCTTCCATCCTCGTTGGGAAGGAAAATATCTCACGGGAGAAGAATTCGCCATACAACACGCGATTCCCAACTTCTACTTCCATATTACGACCGCGTATTCGATTCTCCGTCACAACGGAGTAGAAATCGGAAAGAAAAACTACTTAGGAGATATGCCGCTCAAAAGCGAATCTTGA
- a CDS encoding flagellin gives MIINHNLSAVNSHRSLKFNEAAVDKTMKALSSGMRINSAADDASGLAVSEKLRTQINGLRQAERNTEDGMSFIQTAEGFLEQTSNIIQRIRVLAIQTSNGIYSNEDRQLVQVEVSALVDEVDRIASQAEFNKFKLFEGQFARGSRVASMWFHMGPNQNQRERFFIGTMTSKALKLVKADGRPIAISSPGEANDVIGLADAALTKIMKQRADMGAYYNRLEYTAKGLMGAYENMQASESRIRDADMAEEVVSLTTKQILVQSGTAMLAQANMKPNSVLKLLQQI, from the coding sequence ATGATTATCAATCACAACCTGAGCGCGGTGAATTCTCACCGTTCTCTTAAGTTCAACGAGGCTGCTGTGGACAAGACGATGAAGGCTTTGTCTTCCGGTATGCGGATCAACTCCGCGGCGGACGACGCTTCCGGACTCGCTGTTTCCGAAAAGCTGAGAACGCAGATCAACGGTTTGCGTCAGGCCGAAAGAAACACCGAAGACGGGATGAGCTTCATTCAAACTGCCGAGGGTTTCCTCGAACAGACGTCGAACATCATTCAGAGAATCCGGGTGCTCGCCATCCAGACCTCGAATGGGATCTACAGCAACGAAGATAGGCAGCTTGTGCAGGTGGAAGTATCTGCGCTGGTGGACGAAGTCGATCGAATCGCTTCTCAGGCTGAATTTAATAAATTCAAACTGTTCGAGGGGCAATTCGCAAGAGGCTCGAGGGTCGCTTCCATGTGGTTTCACATGGGTCCGAACCAAAACCAGCGGGAAAGATTCTTTATCGGCACGATGACTTCGAAAGCCCTGAAGCTTGTAAAAGCGGACGGGAGACCGATCGCGATTTCTTCTCCGGGAGAAGCCAACGATGTCATCGGTCTGGCGGATGCGGCTCTTACGAAGATCATGAAGCAGAGAGCGGATATGGGAGCTTATTACAATAGGCTTGAATATACCGCAAAGGGTCTGATGGGTGCGTATGAAAATATGCAAGCGTCGGAGTCCAGAATTCGAGACGCCGATATGGCGGAGGAAGTTGTCTCGCTGACCACAAAACAAATACTTGTGCAGAGTGGTACGGCAATGTTGGCGCAGGCAAACATGAAACCGAATTCAGTTCTCAAGCTTCTGCAGCAGATCTGA
- a CDS encoding glycosyltransferase family 2 protein: MKSDRYCREEIWVTRIFLLLTSVAFLFGSLEMLATFWEQILDHRPFAAIGQIAFFVIIALLTYGNFVYQFTRLGYFKRLLKHSPPSREELESIYTRESAPLAILVPSYKEELDIVRETLLSAALQDYPNRRVVLLIDDPPQPKSYIDFEALQKMRELPNSLQKQFNEAAEPLLQAKKEYLERKNSHKSKTAKETEKLIQLYKKVSEWFSNRVNSYDDTSIRRELPDHTRVFMRDSFFREWNELHLQRIYELEDLLSEGGASPERIEKEYERLACLFSVQFSTFERKKYLNLSHLPNKAMNLNSYIYLLGKRWEEKEESHGILLQEAKGIRSSFEIPAADFLITLDADSVLLPDYILKLAHVMSSPDHEKVAVAQTPYSSFPGAPNVLERMAGATTDIQYQIHQGFTHFGATFWVGANAMLRHKALLDICTVYQERGYKIHKYIQDNTVIEDTESSIDLLDVHWNLYNYPERLAYSATPPDFGSLLIQRRRWANGGLIILPKLLRHVFQWPWRISKFAEAFFRVHYLGSIAAVNIGLVILMGSPLGEGMETYWIAVSSLPYFILYGMDLMRMGYKWFDLLQVYSLNLLLIPVNLAGVFMSINQAITGKQIPFSRTPKVIGRTAMPALYVIAEYSLLAQLVFGFITNYLHRNWVYSIYNLGNAILLGYAIFKFIGLKSCWEDILLSLNKPPVEIVETVAHLVEPRVTIDLEGAMIYTSETAEEDQIAS, encoded by the coding sequence TTGAAGAGTGACCGGTACTGCCGGGAAGAGATCTGGGTCACAAGAATCTTTCTTCTCTTAACAAGCGTCGCCTTTCTTTTCGGAAGCCTCGAAATGCTTGCCACTTTTTGGGAACAAATCCTCGATCACAGACCGTTCGCGGCCATAGGCCAGATCGCGTTCTTCGTTATCATCGCCTTATTGACTTACGGCAACTTCGTTTATCAATTCACGCGCCTCGGTTATTTCAAAAGACTTCTCAAACATTCTCCCCCGAGCCGGGAAGAACTGGAGTCGATCTATACGAGAGAATCCGCGCCTCTCGCCATTCTTGTTCCTTCCTACAAGGAAGAATTGGACATCGTCCGGGAAACTCTTCTTTCCGCGGCTCTGCAAGACTATCCGAATCGAAGAGTGGTTTTGCTCATCGACGACCCTCCTCAACCGAAAAGTTATATCGACTTCGAAGCCCTTCAAAAGATGAGAGAACTTCCGAATTCTCTTCAGAAACAATTCAACGAAGCGGCGGAGCCTTTGCTCCAAGCCAAAAAAGAATATCTGGAACGGAAGAATTCTCACAAATCCAAAACCGCAAAAGAAACCGAAAAGCTGATCCAACTCTATAAGAAAGTTTCCGAGTGGTTCTCGAATCGCGTGAACAGTTACGACGATACTTCGATTCGAAGAGAACTTCCCGATCATACCCGAGTGTTTATGAGGGATTCTTTTTTCCGAGAATGGAACGAACTTCATCTGCAAAGAATTTACGAACTCGAGGATTTATTATCCGAAGGCGGAGCAAGTCCCGAAAGAATCGAAAAAGAATACGAACGTCTCGCTTGTCTTTTTTCGGTTCAGTTTTCTACCTTTGAAAGAAAGAAATATCTAAACCTTTCTCATCTTCCCAACAAAGCGATGAACCTAAACAGTTACATCTATCTTTTGGGAAAAAGATGGGAGGAAAAGGAAGAATCTCACGGAATTCTTTTGCAAGAAGCGAAAGGAATCCGTTCTTCCTTTGAAATTCCGGCCGCGGATTTTTTGATCACGTTGGATGCGGACAGCGTTCTTCTTCCCGATTACATTCTAAAGTTAGCGCACGTCATGTCTTCTCCGGATCACGAAAAAGTCGCGGTCGCACAAACACCTTACAGTTCGTTTCCGGGAGCGCCTAACGTGCTGGAAAGAATGGCGGGCGCGACCACGGACATTCAATATCAGATCCACCAAGGATTTACGCACTTCGGAGCAACGTTTTGGGTCGGTGCGAACGCGATGCTTCGTCACAAAGCCCTTTTGGATATCTGCACCGTGTATCAGGAACGCGGTTATAAAATTCATAAATACATCCAAGACAATACGGTGATCGAAGACACGGAATCGAGCATCGATCTTTTGGACGTACATTGGAATCTTTACAATTATCCGGAAAGACTGGCCTACAGCGCGACCCCTCCCGACTTCGGATCGCTTTTGATTCAAAGAAGAAGATGGGCCAACGGAGGTCTGATCATTCTTCCGAAACTTTTGCGTCACGTATTCCAATGGCCTTGGAGAATCTCAAAGTTCGCCGAAGCTTTCTTTCGAGTTCATTATCTCGGATCGATCGCGGCCGTAAACATCGGTCTTGTGATTCTCATGGGAAGTCCTCTCGGAGAAGGAATGGAAACGTATTGGATCGCAGTTTCTTCTCTTCCGTATTTCATCTTATACGGAATGGATTTGATGAGGATGGGATACAAATGGTTCGATCTGCTCCAAGTGTATTCCCTCAACCTACTTTTGATCCCGGTCAACTTAGCCGGAGTTTTCATGTCGATCAACCAAGCGATCACCGGAAAACAAATTCCTTTTAGCAGAACGCCGAAGGTGATCGGAAGAACCGCGATGCCCGCCCTTTATGTGATCGCTGAATATTCCCTTTTGGCGCAGTTGGTCTTCGGATTTATCACGAATTATCTGCATAGAAACTGGGTGTATTCGATCTACAATTTAGGAAACGCGATCCTTCTCGGCTACGCGATCTTTAAGTTCATCGGACTCAAATCTTGTTGGGAAGATATTCTGTTGTCCTTGAACAAACCTCCGGTTGAAATCGTGGAAACAGTCGCACATCTGGTCGAACCGAGAGTTACGATCGATTTGGAAGGAGCAATGATTTACACAAGCGAAACTGCGGAAGAAGATCAGATCGCTTCCTAA
- the pdhA gene encoding pyruvate dehydrogenase (acetyl-transferring) E1 component subunit alpha produces the protein MIHSPKTKKDTQDLFELYKQMLLIRRFEEGAAKSYSTGKIGGFCHLYIGQEAVGVGSIAALKEQDYIVSTYRDHGHALARGLEPKALMAELFGKKTGISKGYGGSMHFFDKNKRFMGGHGIVGGHISLAAGIAYASKFKNENSVTICFFGEGAANIGSFHEGMNLAAIWKLPLVMICENNHYAMGTPEYRALSVKDVSVRAGAYDIARDHIEGDEVRKVRDHVSVAVERARRGEGPTLMEISTYRFRGHSMSDPAKYRTKEELDRYKQSDPLIKAKMDLLHSEWSEQELEKLDIDLLAQVEEAIAFADASEEPPLGWLYKNVYAEDV, from the coding sequence TTGATCCATTCTCCCAAAACCAAAAAAGATACTCAGGATCTTTTCGAACTCTATAAACAGATGCTTCTCATCCGAAGATTCGAGGAAGGCGCGGCCAAATCGTACAGCACCGGAAAGATCGGAGGATTCTGTCATCTTTATATCGGTCAAGAAGCGGTCGGCGTCGGATCGATCGCGGCTCTTAAGGAACAAGACTACATCGTTTCGACTTACAGAGATCACGGTCACGCGCTCGCCCGCGGATTGGAACCGAAGGCTTTGATGGCGGAACTCTTCGGTAAAAAAACGGGAATCTCCAAAGGTTACGGAGGTTCGATGCACTTCTTTGATAAGAACAAACGTTTTATGGGCGGTCACGGAATCGTGGGAGGTCATATTTCTCTCGCGGCCGGAATCGCATACGCTTCCAAATTCAAAAACGAAAACTCGGTCACGATTTGTTTTTTCGGAGAAGGCGCGGCCAACATCGGCTCCTTTCACGAAGGAATGAATCTCGCCGCGATTTGGAAACTTCCTCTCGTGATGATCTGCGAGAACAATCACTACGCGATGGGAACTCCGGAATACCGCGCGTTGTCCGTAAAGGACGTTTCGGTTCGCGCGGGAGCGTATGATATCGCAAGAGATCATATCGAAGGAGACGAGGTTCGAAAGGTTCGGGATCACGTAAGCGTCGCCGTAGAACGGGCGCGCAGAGGAGAAGGCCCTACTCTTATGGAAATTTCCACGTATCGTTTCCGAGGACATTCCATGTCCGATCCCGCGAAATACAGAACCAAGGAAGAATTGGATCGATACAAACAAAGCGATCCTCTGATTAAGGCGAAGATGGATCTTCTTCATTCCGAATGGTCCGAACAAGAATTAGAAAAACTAGATATAGATTTGCTCGCTCAGGTGGAAGAAGCGATCGCGTTCGCCGACGCGAGCGAAGAACCCCCGTTGGGTTGGTTGTATAAGAACGTTTATGCGGAGGATGTCTGA